In Luteibaculum oceani, one DNA window encodes the following:
- the glmS gene encoding glutamine--fructose-6-phosphate transaminase (isomerizing): MCGIVAYVGQKQACPIIINGLKRLEYRGYDSAGVALYKDGVIDVTKSKGKVALLQEALEGKDTNATVGIGHTRWATHGEPSTVNAHPHYSGDKKLAIIHNGIIENYASLRQELMARGHKFESKTDTEVLIHLIEDIQANEKVDIVEAVRIALNEVVGAYAIVVLSKDNPDMLIAAKKGSPLVVGIGEQGDFYLASDATPIIDYTKNVVYLEEEEIAVASLKDGLSIKTIKNQQKTPYVQKLEMELEAIEKGGYDHFMLKEIYEQPKSIKDTMRGRIHLDKGLIALGGIRDYERALANARRIIFVACGTSWHAGLVAEYLFEELTRIPVEVEYASEFRYRNPIIYDDDIVIAISQSGETADTLAALEIAKQKGATTLGICNVVGSTISRVTDAGAYTHAGPEIGVASTKAFTAQVTVATLMALHIAHFKGSINTSQFNRYLFEFQSIPDKVERVLEKAAESKVIAEIYKDATNALFLGRGINFPVALEGALKLKEISYIHAEGYPAAEMKHGPIALIDENMPVFVIANQGPSYKKVVSNIEEVKARSGKVIAIVTEGDKDVKDMADYSFEVPECDELFTPLLTVVPLQLISYHVAVMRGCNVDQPRNLAKSVTVE, encoded by the coding sequence CTCGAATATAGAGGATATGATAGTGCAGGGGTTGCCTTGTACAAAGATGGAGTGATTGATGTAACAAAAAGCAAAGGAAAAGTTGCTTTGTTACAGGAAGCTCTGGAAGGAAAAGACACCAATGCTACTGTTGGAATTGGTCATACCCGTTGGGCTACCCACGGAGAACCAAGTACCGTTAATGCACACCCTCATTATTCTGGAGATAAGAAATTGGCTATTATCCATAATGGGATCATAGAAAATTATGCGTCTTTGCGACAGGAACTTATGGCTCGTGGACATAAGTTTGAGTCTAAAACCGATACCGAAGTTTTAATTCACCTTATAGAAGATATCCAGGCTAATGAAAAGGTGGATATCGTGGAAGCAGTAAGAATAGCCTTAAACGAGGTGGTTGGAGCGTATGCTATAGTGGTTTTATCGAAGGATAATCCAGATATGCTAATTGCGGCCAAGAAGGGAAGTCCACTAGTTGTTGGTATTGGTGAGCAAGGAGACTTTTATTTGGCTTCGGATGCTACACCTATTATCGATTATACCAAAAATGTGGTGTACTTGGAGGAAGAAGAAATTGCGGTTGCCTCTTTAAAGGATGGTCTTTCTATTAAGACCATTAAAAATCAGCAAAAGACGCCATATGTTCAAAAGCTAGAAATGGAATTAGAAGCCATAGAAAAAGGTGGATATGATCATTTCATGCTCAAGGAAATATATGAGCAACCAAAGTCTATAAAGGATACCATGCGTGGTAGAATCCACCTTGATAAGGGGTTAATAGCCCTAGGTGGAATTAGAGATTACGAACGTGCCCTTGCCAATGCAAGAAGAATAATTTTTGTTGCATGTGGTACCTCTTGGCATGCCGGACTGGTTGCAGAATACCTATTCGAAGAACTTACTCGCATCCCGGTTGAGGTGGAGTATGCATCTGAATTTAGATACCGCAATCCAATTATTTACGACGATGATATTGTTATTGCAATCTCCCAAAGTGGTGAAACAGCAGATACCCTAGCAGCATTAGAAATTGCAAAACAAAAAGGTGCTACAACCCTAGGTATATGTAATGTGGTTGGTTCTACCATTTCAAGGGTTACCGATGCGGGAGCTTATACCCATGCCGGTCCAGAAATTGGAGTTGCATCTACCAAGGCGTTTACGGCTCAGGTAACAGTTGCCACCTTGATGGCACTTCACATAGCGCATTTTAAGGGATCAATCAATACCTCTCAATTCAACAGATATTTGTTCGAATTCCAATCTATTCCGGACAAGGTAGAGCGCGTATTGGAGAAGGCTGCAGAGTCTAAAGTAATCGCAGAAATCTACAAGGATGCGACCAATGCACTTTTCTTGGGAAGAGGAATTAATTTCCCAGTTGCACTTGAGGGGGCATTAAAGCTTAAAGAGATTTCATACATCCATGCTGAAGGTTACCCGGCGGCAGAAATGAAACATGGTCCTATTGCGTTGATAGACGAGAACATGCCTGTTTTTGTAATTGCCAATCAGGGACCATCATACAAAAAGGTGGTAAGTAATATAGAAGAGGTTAAGGCAAGAAGCGGAAAGGTTATCGCTATTGTAACCGAGGGAGATAAGGACGTTAAGGATATGGCGGATTACTCTTTTGAGGTACCTGAGTGCGACGAATTATTTACGCCACTATTGACCGTAGTTCCACTACAACTAATCTCTTACCACGTAGCAGTAATGAGAGGATGTAATGTGGATCAACCAAGAAATTTGGCAAAATCTGTAACCGTGGAATAA